The window ACGGCCCCCCTTCGGTGTTTAGTAAATTTACCCATGAGAAGGTACGGAATGTTGCCTATGTCAAAGCGATCCTTGCCCGGCACGTTAAGGAAAACAACATCGTTTATCATGGGTTTGCCGGCCATCTTTTACCGCGGGATATTACCCATATTTTAAAGGTATGTATTGTGGCCAGTCACGATTATAGGGCTGCCCAAGCTATGGAGAAGGAAGGGGTATCGGAAAAGGAGGCCCAGCGTATCATTAGAAAAGACGACAATGAGTGCCGTGAGTGGACTAAATATCTCTTTGGTCTTGGTCCGTGGGATACGAGTCTTTATGACATTAAGATTCCCATGCATGAAAGCTCTGTGGAAGAGGCCGGGAAAATTATTTGTGACAATGTAACTAAAAAAGCCCTGGAGACGACACCAAAATCTCAGCAGGCGGCGGATGATTTCGTGCTGGCGGCACAGGTCAACGTCGCTCTTGCCGAGGGGGGTCATGAAGTTGAAGTATCCTGTAACAATGGTAATATTACCATCATGATAAATAAATATGTGTTGAGATTGGAGCACCTGGAAAAGGAACTCTGGAGGATCGCCGGTACCGTTGCTGGAGTGAAAAGCGCCCATACCCGTGTGGGGCCTAAATTTGAACCCCCTGCCATCTATCCTCCCAAATTTGACTTTGAGCTGCCTTCAAGAATCCTCCTGGTAGACGATGAGAAAGAGTTTGTCCAGACCTTATCAGAACGATTACAGACGAGGCACATAGAGGCTGCGGTGGCCTATAATGGCGAGGAGGCACTATCGTTCGTGGAGAGTGAGGAACCTGAGGTCATGGTCCTCGATTTGAAGATGCCGGGCATTGATGGTATCGAGGTCCTCCGTCGGGTAAAGAGAGAACATCCCAATGTGGAGGTAATTATCCTGACCGGCCATGGCACGGAAAGGGAGGAGATACTGGCCAGAGAGCTCGGTGCCTTTGCTTATTTGAAAAAACCGGTGGATATTGATGTCCTATCTCAAACGATGAAAGAGGCCTATCGGAAGCTGAACCTGACTAAAAAACATAAAACATAAGTCATAAGACGTACGACGTACGACATACGACATACGACATACGACGTAAGAAGTAAGGGAGAGAAGGGGTTTGAAGTTTCTTCGCAGGATTATCCCTGATTATTGGGCTGATGAGGGTAAATCAGAGGGGGGGAGGTTCCGTTATCGCCGGTTGTGGAAGTATCTGGTTTCTCTTACCGCTTTAGTCTCTTTGGCTCCCCTTGTCATCATGACTGCTGTTAATTACTATCAGTATCAAAAGGTGCTCAGGGTGGAGATGATCCACCCCATCTCCCAGCTTGCCTCCAACACCAAGCGGTCTCTGGAGTCTTTTATTGAAGAGCGCATCTCTGCTCTGAATCTTATTATCCATGATAAGTCATTCGAGGATATTGCCGATCAGAAAAGGTTCATTGCCGTCTTCAGGAACATGAAGAATTCCTTCGGTGGTTTTGTTGACCTCGGTCTTATTGATGCGGAGGGGTATCAGCGTTCCTACGTAGGGCCGTACGAACTTAAGGGAAAGAACTACAAGGATCAGGACTGGTTTCACGAGGTCAGCCTGAGGGGCGTCTATGTGAGTGACGTTTTTATGGGATACCGGAATTTCCCCCATTTTGTAATTGCCGTCAAAAATGAAAGAGCTGGAGGGGACTTCTATGTGCTTCGAGCTACCGTAGATACGGAGACCCCGATTCGAAAGATCATCTCTCCTCTGGATTTAAGGCCTTCAACTGATGTCTTTCTCATCAATCGGAAGGGAATCCTTCAGACCTCTTCCCGATTCTATGGCAGGATTCTGGAGAAAATGAGCCTGGCGGTGCCTCCCTTTTCGTCAAGGACAGAGGTCCTGGAAGAACAGACGAGGGAAGGACAATCGTATATCCTGGGGTATGCCTACATTGAACGGACCCCCTTCATCCTGATGATCGTCGCCCAACCTAAGGCACTCATGGAGAACTGGCTATCCGTGCGTCGTGATCTGGTCTGGTTCTTGATTGGCAGCATTGTTATCATTCTCCTGGTGATTCTCTGGAGTTCAACCTACATGGTAAACCGTGTCCGGGAGGCGGATCTAAAGCGCGCTGCTCTCCTCCATAGTGTGGAATATACAAACAAGATGGCCTCTATCGGCCGCCTGGCCGCAGGGGTGGCCCATGAGATTAACAATCCGCTCGCCATTATCAATGAGAAGGCTGGTCTGGTGAAGGACATTGCCGCACTAACAACAGAAGATTTTCCTCAAAGAGAAAAGATCATAAAACTTATTGAATCCATCCTTGTCAATGTGGAGCGATGCAGCACCATCACCCACCGCCTCCTGGGTTTTGCCAAGCGGATGGATGTGCACCTGGAAACGATTAACCTCGAGCTTCTCATCAAGGAGGTGCTCAGCTTCCTCGAAAAGGAGGCAACCTATCGAGACATCTCGGTGAATTTTCATATACCGGAAAATTTTCCTTCTATTCAGAGTGATCGTGGTCAGCTTCAGCAGGTGTTTTTGAATATTATCAACAATGCCTTTGCTGCGGTGGAAGACAGGGGGAGAATAGACATTTCCATAAGGGAGGATAAGGATACCGTTGCCGTTACCATCAGCGATAACGGTCATGGCATTTCCGAGGAAGACCTTCAGCGTATCTTTGAGCCCTTCTTTACCACCAAGAAAGAGGGGGGAGTTGGATTGGGCCTTTCCATCACTTACGGTATCGTGGAAAAACTCGGAGGCCGCATCAGTGTTGAGAGTAAGGTGGGTCAGGGAACCAGTTTCACCGTTATTTTACCCGC of the Syntrophales bacterium genome contains:
- a CDS encoding cytidylate kinase family protein, with the translated sequence MAMITIFSGSYCRADEVAKMVAQRLGYGCIGEELLEETAKLYNVSQERLKRAMYGPPSVFSKFTHEKVRNVAYVKAILARHVKENNIVYHGFAGHLLPRDITHILKVCIVASHDYRAAQAMEKEGVSEKEAQRIIRKDDNECREWTKYLFGLGPWDTSLYDIKIPMHESSVEEAGKIICDNVTKKALETTPKSQQAADDFVLAAQVNVALAEGGHEVEVSCNNGNITIMINKYVLRLEHLEKELWRIAGTVAGVKSAHTRVGPKFEPPAIYPPKFDFELPSRILLVDDEKEFVQTLSERLQTRHIEAAVAYNGEEALSFVESEEPEVMVLDLKMPGIDGIEVLRRVKREHPNVEVIILTGHGTEREEILARELGAFAYLKKPVDIDVLSQTMKEAYRKLNLTKKHKT
- a CDS encoding sensor histidine kinase, with the protein product MKFLRRIIPDYWADEGKSEGGRFRYRRLWKYLVSLTALVSLAPLVIMTAVNYYQYQKVLRVEMIHPISQLASNTKRSLESFIEERISALNLIIHDKSFEDIADQKRFIAVFRNMKNSFGGFVDLGLIDAEGYQRSYVGPYELKGKNYKDQDWFHEVSLRGVYVSDVFMGYRNFPHFVIAVKNERAGGDFYVLRATVDTETPIRKIISPLDLRPSTDVFLINRKGILQTSSRFYGRILEKMSLAVPPFSSRTEVLEEQTREGQSYILGYAYIERTPFILMIVAQPKALMENWLSVRRDLVWFLIGSIVIILLVILWSSTYMVNRVREADLKRAALLHSVEYTNKMASIGRLAAGVAHEINNPLAIINEKAGLVKDIAALTTEDFPQREKIIKLIESILVNVERCSTITHRLLGFAKRMDVHLETINLELLIKEVLSFLEKEATYRDISVNFHIPENFPSIQSDRGQLQQVFLNIINNAFAAVEDRGRIDISIREDKDTVAVTISDNGHGISEEDLQRIFEPFFTTKKEGGVGLGLSITYGIVEKLGGRISVESKVGQGTSFTVILPAKRTRF